A genome region from Streptomyces sp. S4.7 includes the following:
- a CDS encoding cation:proton antiporter: MGGAFLAAALLARLGSRIELPTIPLFILAGILLGPHTPGIVLVSDPHELEMLSALGLVLLLFSLGLEFHLDDLKTGGRKMALAGGAYLALNVGAGLGFGFALGWGTSEALVLAGVLGISSSAIVTKILVDLGRIGNPETKPILGIIVVEDIFLALYLAALQPILSGADSLSAALADGGKAFGFLLLLALAARFGKKVIGRLINTKDDELLVISFLGTAVFMAGVSEWFGVADAIGAFMVGLMLGSTTSGDRIRTLVHPLRDAFGAIFFFAFGLSINPGDLPMVLWPVLAAVALTLTMNIVAGLVAARIYHFGSGPAANVATTLVARGEFALILATMAAGAALDARLAPFIAGYVLILAVLGPLAAAKSHWLARVLPGGGRGGGDGGGDGGGPSGDGTSDGDLTLAKASGA; encoded by the coding sequence ATGGGCGGCGCCTTCCTTGCTGCCGCTCTCCTCGCCCGTCTCGGCAGCCGGATCGAGCTGCCGACGATCCCGCTGTTCATCCTGGCCGGAATCCTGCTCGGCCCGCACACACCCGGCATCGTGCTCGTCTCCGACCCGCACGAGCTGGAGATGCTCTCGGCCCTCGGCCTCGTACTGCTCCTCTTCTCCCTCGGCCTCGAATTCCATCTGGACGATCTCAAGACGGGCGGCCGCAAGATGGCCCTCGCCGGCGGCGCCTATCTCGCCCTGAACGTGGGCGCCGGGCTCGGCTTCGGCTTCGCGCTCGGCTGGGGCACCTCCGAGGCGCTGGTGCTCGCCGGTGTGCTCGGTATCTCCTCGTCCGCGATCGTCACGAAGATCCTGGTCGACCTCGGCCGTATCGGGAATCCGGAGACGAAGCCGATCCTCGGGATCATCGTCGTCGAGGACATCTTCCTGGCGCTCTACCTGGCCGCGCTCCAGCCGATCCTCTCCGGCGCCGACAGCCTCTCGGCCGCGCTCGCCGACGGCGGGAAGGCGTTCGGGTTCCTGCTGCTGCTGGCGCTCGCCGCGCGCTTCGGCAAGAAGGTCATCGGCCGTCTCATCAACACGAAGGACGACGAACTCCTCGTCATCTCCTTCCTCGGCACCGCGGTCTTCATGGCAGGGGTCTCCGAGTGGTTCGGCGTCGCGGACGCGATCGGCGCGTTCATGGTCGGTCTGATGCTGGGCAGTACGACTTCCGGCGACCGGATCCGCACGCTCGTCCACCCGCTGCGGGACGCGTTCGGCGCGATCTTCTTCTTCGCCTTCGGGCTGTCCATCAATCCGGGCGACCTGCCGATGGTGCTGTGGCCGGTCCTGGCCGCCGTCGCCCTGACGCTGACGATGAACATCGTGGCCGGGCTGGTGGCCGCCCGTATCTACCACTTCGGGTCCGGCCCCGCGGCGAACGTCGCGACGACACTGGTCGCACGCGGCGAGTTCGCGCTGATCCTCGCGACGATGGCGGCGGGCGCGGCACTGGACGCGCGTCTGGCGCCGTTCATCGCCGGCTACGTCCTGATCCTCGCGGTCCTCGGCCCCTTGGCGGCGGCCAAGTCGCACTGGCTGGCACGGGTGCTGCCGGGCGGCGGGCGCGGCGGCGGCGACGGAGGTGGCGACGGCGGTGGTCCGTCCGGCGACGGCACATCGGACGGTGACCTGACACTGGCGAAGGCCTCGGGCGCCTGA
- a CDS encoding PP2C family protein-serine/threonine phosphatase — protein MTGGAKADSYTARMRKSLHRARNAVRKSGVDYFRGDGSDWIALVGLMLTVPGIAFATMAIPVWFAPSALVLPIVAGGLLLRPSSLLSLYAVAATALIVESLVLGPYDQGPATVTPGTVLVVAACGLFGLLIAQFRARVGVPWRRGGTMLFDLRERIRVQSALPRLPKGWHREMALRPAGGQSFSGDFVVAARTNGGRTLEVVLTDVSGKGMDAGSRALLLSGAFGGLLGSLPPHDFLPAANGYLLRQDWDEGFATSIHLVLDLESGEYELLSAGHLPALQLHAGSGRWEEMAGEGPLLGVYDRAEFDPVKGSLLPGDVLMLFTDGLVEASGRDLSEGVDRLSGEADRYVAAGFEGAAWHLIEAVAKHVNDDRALLLICREG, from the coding sequence ATGACCGGTGGAGCGAAGGCGGATTCGTACACGGCCCGGATGCGCAAGTCGCTGCACCGGGCCCGCAACGCCGTGCGCAAATCCGGTGTCGATTACTTCCGGGGCGACGGCTCGGACTGGATCGCGCTCGTCGGACTGATGCTGACCGTCCCGGGGATCGCCTTCGCCACCATGGCGATCCCCGTCTGGTTCGCGCCCTCCGCGCTGGTCCTGCCGATCGTCGCCGGAGGACTGCTGCTGCGGCCCTCCAGCCTGCTCAGTCTGTACGCGGTCGCCGCCACCGCCCTGATCGTCGAATCGCTCGTCCTCGGCCCCTACGACCAGGGGCCGGCCACGGTGACGCCGGGCACCGTCCTCGTCGTGGCGGCCTGCGGGCTCTTCGGACTCCTCATAGCCCAGTTCAGGGCCCGCGTCGGGGTGCCGTGGCGGCGCGGCGGCACGATGCTCTTCGACCTGCGCGAACGCATCCGGGTCCAGAGCGCGCTGCCGCGGCTGCCGAAGGGCTGGCACCGCGAGATGGCGCTGCGGCCGGCCGGCGGCCAGTCCTTCTCCGGCGACTTCGTCGTCGCGGCCCGTACCAACGGGGGCCGCACGCTCGAAGTCGTCCTCACCGACGTCTCCGGCAAGGGCATGGACGCCGGCTCCCGCGCACTGCTGCTGTCCGGCGCGTTCGGCGGACTGCTCGGCTCACTCCCGCCCCACGACTTCCTGCCGGCCGCCAACGGCTATCTGCTCCGCCAGGACTGGGACGAGGGCTTCGCGACCTCCATCCACCTCGTCCTGGACCTCGAGTCCGGCGAGTACGAACTGCTCTCGGCGGGCCATCTGCCCGCGCTCCAGCTCCACGCCGGCAGCGGCCGCTGGGAGGAGATGGCGGGCGAGGGCCCGCTCCTCGGCGTCTACGACCGCGCGGAGTTCGACCCGGTGAAGGGGTCCCTGCTGCCGGGTGACGTGCTGATGCTGTTCACCGACGGCCTCGTCGAGGCGTCGGGCCGCGATCTGAGCGAGGGCGTTGACCGCCTCTCGGGCGAGGCGGACCGCTATGTCGCGGCGGGTTTCGAGGGAGCGGCCTGGCACCTGATCGAGGCGGTGGCCAAGCACGTGAACGACGACAGGGCGCTGCTGCTGATCTGCCGCGAGGGCTGA
- a CDS encoding GNAT family N-acetyltransferase yields the protein MTTDLRVLEASDWDRWFGTLERAFGGALVSSAEQREMWRSVTECDRSIGAWDGDECVGTAGAYTFGLSVPGGGVVSAAGVTMVSVAATHRRRGILTSMMRRQLDDVRRWGQSVALLTASEPEIYGRFGYGVGARQLSAEIDTSRVSIKVPAAPGDGGDGGDGGTRLRYVAPDDAREAIESVYARLVASRPGMLERRPGWDRKLLIDPPETREGASALQCVLARRGEGDDAETVGYALYRIKPLWDSAGPKGTVVVDQLAGLDPVTYATLWRFLGEIDLTSTVSASNLPVDDPIQFLVSDVRRAGIGVRDSLHVRLVEVGAALAARAYQAPVDVVFEVDDAFCPWNEGRWRLTGDEKGASCERTADAADLSLSVRELATMYLGDTSPAALARAGLVRELRPGALTEASIAFASPVAPWLPHGF from the coding sequence ATGACCACAGACTTGCGAGTACTCGAAGCCTCCGACTGGGACCGCTGGTTCGGGACGCTGGAGAGAGCCTTCGGCGGGGCGCTCGTCAGCTCCGCCGAGCAGCGCGAGATGTGGCGCTCCGTGACGGAGTGCGATCGCTCCATCGGGGCCTGGGACGGCGACGAGTGCGTGGGGACCGCGGGGGCCTACACCTTCGGGCTCTCGGTGCCCGGCGGTGGTGTCGTGTCCGCCGCGGGCGTCACGATGGTGAGCGTCGCGGCGACGCACCGGCGGCGCGGGATCCTCACCTCCATGATGCGGCGGCAGTTGGACGACGTCCGTCGGTGGGGCCAGTCGGTCGCGCTGCTGACCGCCTCGGAGCCGGAGATCTACGGAAGGTTCGGATACGGCGTCGGCGCACGGCAGTTGAGCGCCGAGATCGACACCTCGCGGGTCTCGATCAAGGTGCCCGCCGCCCCGGGCGACGGTGGTGACGGCGGTGACGGCGGGACACGGCTGCGCTATGTCGCGCCCGACGACGCGCGGGAGGCGATCGAGTCGGTGTACGCGCGCCTGGTCGCGAGCCGCCCCGGAATGCTGGAGCGCCGGCCGGGCTGGGACCGGAAGCTGCTGATCGACCCGCCGGAGACGCGCGAGGGCGCGTCCGCGCTCCAGTGCGTGCTCGCGCGGCGCGGCGAGGGCGACGACGCCGAGACGGTGGGTTACGCGCTCTACCGCATCAAGCCCCTCTGGGATTCGGCTGGTCCGAAGGGCACGGTGGTGGTCGATCAGCTGGCGGGACTGGACCCCGTGACATACGCCACCCTGTGGCGCTTCCTCGGCGAGATCGATCTGACGTCGACGGTGAGCGCGTCGAACCTGCCCGTGGACGATCCGATCCAGTTCCTGGTCTCCGACGTCCGCCGGGCCGGTATCGGGGTGCGGGACTCGCTCCACGTACGGCTGGTGGAGGTGGGCGCGGCGCTCGCGGCGCGGGCCTACCAGGCGCCGGTGGATGTGGTGTTCGAGGTGGACGACGCCTTCTGCCCCTGGAACGAGGGCCGTTGGCGGCTGACCGGTGACGAGAAGGGCGCGTCCTGCGAGCGGACGGCGGACGCGGCCGATCTGTCGCTCTCCGTACGGGAGTTGGCCACGATGTATCTGGGCGACACCTCGCCGGCCGCGCTGGCGCGGGCGGGTCTCGTACGCGAACTGCGCCCCGGCGCGCTGACGGAGGCGTCGATCGCCTTCGCCTCGCCGGTGGCGCCGTGGCTGCCGCACGGCTTCTGA
- a CDS encoding Fpg/Nei family DNA glycosylase: MPEGHTIHRLAQDLNHRFAAEPVRVASPQGRFTESAALLDGRVTDGASAHGKHLFVGFGDSGWIHVHLGLFGKVALGDTPAPPPTDTVRLRLLGDTSYMELRGPTTCALITEPEKQAIHDRLGPDPLRPPDAPGNDPERAWARVSRSRTTVAALLMDQKIIAGVGNVYRAEVLFRHGIDPYRAGRDLTRAEWDAIWADLVALMREGVRHNRIDTVRPEHLPEAMGRAPRVDDHGGEVYVYRRATMPCHLCGSEIRTAPLVARNLFWCPGCQRA, encoded by the coding sequence GTGCCCGAGGGGCATACGATCCACCGCCTCGCCCAGGACCTCAACCACCGTTTCGCCGCGGAACCGGTGCGCGTCGCCAGCCCCCAGGGCCGGTTCACCGAGAGCGCCGCGCTCCTCGACGGCCGGGTGACCGACGGCGCGAGCGCCCACGGGAAGCATCTCTTCGTCGGCTTCGGCGACAGCGGCTGGATCCATGTCCACCTCGGGCTGTTTGGGAAGGTCGCGCTCGGCGACACCCCCGCCCCGCCGCCCACCGACACCGTCCGGCTGCGCCTGCTGGGCGACACGTCGTACATGGAGCTGCGCGGCCCCACCACCTGCGCGCTGATCACCGAACCGGAGAAGCAGGCGATACACGACCGGCTCGGACCCGACCCGCTGCGCCCGCCCGACGCGCCGGGCAACGACCCGGAGCGCGCGTGGGCACGGGTCTCCCGCTCCCGCACCACCGTCGCCGCCCTGCTCATGGACCAGAAGATCATCGCGGGCGTCGGCAACGTCTACCGGGCCGAAGTCCTCTTCCGGCACGGCATCGACCCCTACCGCGCGGGCCGTGACCTCACCCGCGCCGAGTGGGACGCGATCTGGGCGGACCTCGTCGCGCTGATGCGCGAGGGCGTACGGCACAACCGCATCGACACCGTACGGCCCGAGCACCTGCCCGAGGCGATGGGCCGCGCGCCGCGCGTGGACGACCACGGTGGCGAGGTGTACGTCTACCGTCGCGCGACGATGCCGTGCCACCTGTGCGGCAGCGAGATCCGCACGGCACCACTCGTCGCCCGCAACCTCTTCTGGTGCCCGGGCTGCCAGCGGGCCTAG
- a CDS encoding ribose-5-phosphate isomerase: MRVYLGSDHAGFELKNHLVEWLTAHGHEPVDCGPHIYDAQDDYPPFCLRAAERTAADPKSLGIVIGGSGNGEQMAANKVKGVRAALVWNEQTAALSREHNNANVISVGGRMHTRDESTRFVEIFLATAYTGEERHARRIEMLATYEKTGEVPPIPAHHPKQD, translated from the coding sequence ATGCGCGTGTATCTCGGCTCCGACCATGCCGGCTTCGAACTCAAGAACCACCTCGTCGAATGGCTCACGGCCCATGGCCACGAGCCCGTCGACTGCGGCCCGCACATCTACGACGCCCAGGACGACTATCCGCCGTTCTGCCTCCGCGCCGCGGAGCGGACAGCGGCCGACCCCAAGTCCCTCGGCATCGTGATCGGCGGCTCCGGCAACGGCGAGCAGATGGCCGCGAACAAGGTGAAGGGCGTGCGCGCCGCGCTCGTGTGGAACGAGCAGACCGCCGCGCTCAGCCGCGAGCACAACAACGCGAACGTCATCTCCGTCGGCGGCCGGATGCACACCCGGGACGAGTCGACCAGGTTCGTGGAGATCTTCCTCGCCACCGCCTACACGGGGGAGGAGCGCCACGCGCGCCGCATCGAGATGCTCGCGACGTACGAGAAGACCGGCGAGGTGCCGCCGATCCCTGCGCACCACCCGAAGCAGGACTGA
- a CDS encoding biotin transporter BioY, whose protein sequence is MSTAAATTRSGAVLADLLPAARHRYAVDTALVLGGAALTGIAAQIAVPVPGSPVPVTGQTFAALLVGTALGARRGFLALAVYTLVGMAGMPWFSEGSSGPGGASFGYVLGMLLAATVVGSLARRGGDRSVPRTAGTMVVGSLIIYAVGVPYLAFAADFSPSAALAAGLTPFLIGDALKAALAMGLLPVSWKLIGRQN, encoded by the coding sequence ATGAGCACTGCTGCCGCCACCACCCGATCCGGAGCGGTCCTCGCCGATCTGCTCCCCGCCGCCCGGCACCGGTACGCCGTCGACACCGCGCTCGTACTCGGCGGCGCGGCACTCACCGGCATCGCCGCGCAGATCGCCGTCCCGGTCCCCGGCTCCCCGGTCCCGGTCACCGGCCAGACCTTCGCCGCGCTGCTCGTCGGCACCGCGCTCGGCGCCCGCCGCGGCTTCCTCGCGCTCGCCGTCTACACCCTCGTCGGCATGGCCGGCATGCCGTGGTTCTCCGAGGGCTCGTCGGGCCCCGGCGGCGCCTCCTTCGGTTACGTGCTCGGGATGCTGCTCGCCGCCACGGTCGTGGGCTCGCTCGCCCGGCGCGGCGGCGACCGCTCCGTCCCGCGCACCGCCGGGACAATGGTCGTCGGCTCCCTCATCATCTACGCGGTGGGCGTGCCGTATCTCGCCTTCGCCGCCGACTTTTCGCCGAGCGCGGCCCTGGCCGCCGGACTCACCCCGTTCCTGATCGGCGACGCGCTCAAGGCCGCGCTGGCGATGGGACTGCTGCCCGTCTCCTGGAAGCTCATCGGCCGCCAGAACTAG
- a CDS encoding amino acid permease, with translation MSAPRTPADAPATPPAPEASGTSGAPRTDSALTHGLKQRHLSMIALGGVIGAGLFVGSGSGIAAAGPSIVVAYGVSGLLVMLVMRMLGEMSAANPASGSFSVHAERAIGPWAGFTAGWAFWVLLCVAVGLEGIGAAQIVSGWLPGTPEWAWVALFMAVFLGTNLAAVKNFGEFESWFASLKVGAIALFLVLGVLAILGVLPDTDAPGTANLTGDGGFLPNGSEGLVIGLLASVFAYGGLETVTIAAAESEDPVRGVAKAVRTAMWRIALFYVGSMAVIVTLVPWDDPKIVEKGSGPYVAMLDRLDIPGAGQIMNVVVLVALLSAMNANIYGASRMARSLVARGQGPKVLGRVTSGVPRNAVLASSVFGFLCVLLSYWRPDDIFAWLLNMTGAVILVVWAFIAVSQLVLRRRTEREAPEKLVVRMWLYPALTWVSLAGMATIFVLMLGQPDTRDQLMATGLLTLGLATIGAVRQRRARGAGPAA, from the coding sequence ATGTCAGCGCCTCGGACCCCCGCCGACGCGCCCGCGACTCCCCCCGCCCCCGAAGCCTCCGGCACCTCCGGCGCTCCCCGTACGGACTCGGCGCTCACGCACGGGCTCAAGCAGCGCCATCTGTCGATGATCGCGCTCGGCGGTGTGATCGGCGCCGGGCTGTTCGTCGGGTCGGGCTCGGGCATCGCCGCCGCCGGTCCGTCGATCGTCGTCGCGTACGGCGTCTCCGGACTGCTCGTCATGCTCGTGATGCGCATGCTCGGTGAGATGTCGGCGGCCAACCCGGCGTCCGGTTCGTTCTCCGTCCACGCCGAACGGGCGATCGGCCCGTGGGCCGGCTTCACCGCCGGCTGGGCCTTCTGGGTCCTGCTCTGTGTGGCGGTGGGCCTTGAGGGGATCGGCGCGGCGCAGATCGTCTCCGGCTGGCTGCCCGGGACCCCGGAGTGGGCCTGGGTGGCGCTTTTCATGGCGGTGTTCCTGGGCACGAATCTCGCGGCCGTGAAGAACTTCGGTGAGTTCGAGTCCTGGTTCGCCTCGCTCAAGGTCGGCGCGATCGCCCTGTTCCTGGTGCTCGGTGTGCTCGCGATCCTCGGTGTCCTGCCGGACACCGACGCGCCCGGCACCGCCAACCTGACCGGCGACGGCGGCTTCCTGCCGAACGGCTCCGAGGGCCTGGTGATCGGCCTGCTGGCCTCCGTCTTCGCGTACGGCGGTCTGGAGACGGTCACCATCGCGGCGGCCGAGTCGGAGGATCCGGTCCGGGGCGTCGCGAAGGCCGTACGGACGGCGATGTGGCGCATCGCGCTCTTCTACGTCGGTTCGATGGCGGTCATCGTCACGCTGGTGCCGTGGGACGACCCGAAGATCGTCGAGAAGGGCTCCGGCCCGTACGTCGCGATGCTCGACCGCCTCGACATCCCCGGCGCGGGCCAGATCATGAACGTCGTCGTGCTGGTGGCGCTGCTGTCGGCGATGAACGCCAACATCTACGGCGCCTCCCGCATGGCCCGCTCACTGGTGGCTCGCGGTCAGGGCCCGAAGGTGCTGGGCAGGGTGACGTCCGGCGTCCCGCGCAACGCGGTGCTCGCCTCGTCGGTCTTCGGTTTCCTGTGCGTACTGCTCAGTTACTGGCGCCCCGACGACATCTTCGCCTGGCTGCTCAACATGACGGGCGCGGTGATCCTCGTCGTCTGGGCGTTCATCGCGGTCTCCCAACTGGTCCTGCGCCGCCGCACGGAGCGCGAGGCACCGGAAAAGCTGGTGGTGCGGATGTGGCTGTACCCGGCGCTGACGTGGGTCTCGCTGGCGGGGATGGCGACGATATTCGTCCTGATGCTCGGTCAGCCGGACACGCGTGACCAGTTGATGGCGACGGGGCTGCTGACGCTGGGCCTGGCGACGATCGGTGCCGTACGGCAGCGGCGTGCGCGCGGGGCTGGGCCGGCAGCCTGA
- a CDS encoding DUF397 domain-containing protein, whose protein sequence is MRTVRPDLTQAAWRKSSYSNSDGGDCVEVSDSFPGVVPVRDSKVPGGPALAFPAHAWQAFVQTLR, encoded by the coding sequence ATGCGAACCGTCCGACCCGACCTGACCCAGGCCGCTTGGCGTAAGTCGTCGTACAGCAACTCGGACGGCGGCGATTGCGTCGAGGTGTCCGACAGCTTCCCCGGTGTCGTCCCCGTCCGCGACTCGAAGGTTCCGGGCGGCCCGGCGCTCGCCTTCCCCGCCCATGCGTGGCAGGCGTTCGTTCAGACGCTTCGCTGA
- a CDS encoding helix-turn-helix transcriptional regulator — protein sequence MAKGGSDAGREASARVMLYETIARLREESGKSLAELQELTTYDRAYLHKLETGARLGSPQVVAALDAVYGTKRQLSQLWVLAREDAFGDRYQRFMRLEREATVQYKYVCSVVPGLLQTEAYAEEILAKGRPRDDGELAEQVTARMSRQDILEGDDAPHFRALLDEAVFRRAATDPKVWRDQLEALLEAGQRSGVTIQVVPFSAGLHDLLGGSLTVLWLANGKSVAYLESSKSGELIEEPEKVEALRLSYDLLRDKTLSPESSADFIRRLIEEIPRCEPSDPT from the coding sequence ATGGCGAAGGGCGGGTCCGATGCGGGCCGGGAGGCATCGGCGCGGGTCATGTTGTACGAGACGATCGCGCGCCTGCGTGAGGAGTCGGGCAAGTCGCTCGCCGAGTTGCAGGAGTTGACGACGTACGACCGCGCGTATCTGCACAAACTGGAGACGGGGGCGCGGCTGGGGTCACCGCAGGTGGTGGCTGCGCTGGACGCGGTGTACGGGACGAAGAGACAGTTGTCGCAGCTGTGGGTGCTGGCGAGGGAGGACGCGTTCGGGGACCGGTACCAGCGGTTCATGAGGCTGGAGCGGGAGGCGACGGTCCAGTACAAGTACGTGTGCAGCGTCGTCCCAGGCCTGCTCCAGACGGAGGCGTACGCCGAGGAGATCCTGGCCAAGGGTCGTCCGCGGGACGATGGGGAACTGGCCGAGCAGGTCACGGCGCGGATGAGCCGTCAGGACATCCTGGAGGGCGACGACGCCCCTCACTTCAGGGCGTTGCTCGACGAGGCCGTGTTCCGCCGCGCGGCAACGGATCCGAAGGTGTGGAGGGACCAGTTGGAAGCGCTGCTCGAAGCGGGGCAGCGGTCCGGCGTCACCATCCAAGTGGTGCCGTTCTCGGCGGGGTTGCACGATCTGCTGGGTGGCTCGCTGACCGTCCTCTGGCTCGCGAACGGGAAGTCCGTGGCCTATCTGGAGAGTTCGAAGTCCGGTGAGTTGATCGAGGAACCGGAGAAGGTCGAAGCGCTGCGCTTGTCCTACGATCTGCTACGAGACAAGACGCTCTCTCCCGAGAGCTCCGCAGATTTCATCAGGCGACTGATCGAGGAGATCCCGCGATGCGAACCGTCCGACCCGACCTGA
- a CDS encoding histidine phosphatase family protein has translation MSATLLLARHGQTLWHAENRYAGVSDIGLTDEGRAQAVRLGWWAGRQAAAGAGIDAVWTSTVPRAIATAEPACRALDLVPTREHDLRECDFGVVEGRTLAEFETVDPTAAAAFRADPVLNPFPAAEDPRSAATRGTDALRRIAATHEDGRVLVVAHNTLLRLVLCELLGIALSDYRRVFPRLRNAAVTELRMAGSQAAILSLNVPCS, from the coding sequence ATGAGTGCGACCCTGCTGCTGGCCCGCCACGGACAGACGCTCTGGCACGCCGAGAACCGCTACGCGGGCGTGAGCGACATCGGCCTCACCGACGAGGGGCGCGCCCAGGCGGTCCGGCTGGGCTGGTGGGCGGGGCGGCAGGCGGCGGCGGGCGCCGGGATCGACGCCGTGTGGACATCCACGGTGCCCCGCGCGATCGCCACGGCCGAGCCCGCCTGCCGGGCGCTGGACCTCGTACCGACCCGCGAACACGACCTGCGCGAGTGCGACTTCGGGGTGGTGGAGGGCCGCACGCTCGCCGAGTTCGAGACCGTGGACCCGACGGCGGCTGCGGCCTTCCGCGCCGACCCGGTGCTGAACCCGTTCCCCGCCGCGGAGGACCCCCGCTCGGCCGCGACCCGCGGGACGGACGCCCTGCGCCGGATCGCCGCGACGCACGAGGACGGCCGGGTCCTGGTCGTCGCGCACAATACCCTGCTGCGGCTGGTGCTCTGCGAACTGCTGGGCATCGCGCTGAGCGACTACCGCCGGGTGTTCCCGCGCCTGCGGAACGCGGCGGTGACGGAGCTGCGGATGGCGGGTAGCCAGGCCGCCATACTGTCGCTGAACGTACCCTGCTCGTAG
- a CDS encoding FGGY family carbohydrate kinase codes for MWMGIDLGTQSVRAVLVGDEGAVFGSGAAPLGGRRDGVRHEQSPDDWWEAARTAIGQALKSVPDGGSPPVRALAVCGTSGTVLLTDGAGRPLTPGLMYDDGRATAEAALARERGLRVQPTWALPKVMWLLKEQPPTAGTRLTHQADLVVSRLVGAPTPTDSSHALKTGYDLTGDTWPHDELRALGLAPDLFPEVVRPGDRLGEVDADGESATGVPAGTPVIAGMTDGCAAQIASGSLGVGSWNSVLGTTLVLKGVTAAPVHDSTGAVYNHRAPDGGWLPGGASGVGAGALGRAFPDADPARLDALAAAHEPSTALAYPLVSRGERFPFLAPDATPLLLGRPRSDADHWAALLQGVGHTERLCLDYLDHLGAPQDGPLTFTGGASRSAYWNQLRTDILGRSVHIPRHSEPALGMAVLAAYGADAAPTLADAAERMVGLSHVLRPDPARTARFLPPYLSMVDELEQRGWLPAPVAAHARTRADALETS; via the coding sequence ATGTGGATGGGTATCGATCTCGGTACACAGAGCGTCCGTGCGGTGCTCGTCGGGGACGAGGGGGCCGTGTTCGGCAGCGGGGCGGCCCCACTCGGCGGCAGACGCGACGGGGTACGCCACGAGCAGTCGCCGGACGACTGGTGGGAAGCGGCGCGCACGGCGATCGGCCAGGCCCTGAAGTCCGTCCCTGACGGCGGGTCACCCCCCGTCCGCGCGCTCGCCGTGTGCGGCACCTCCGGCACGGTCCTGCTCACCGACGGCGCGGGCCGCCCGCTCACACCCGGCCTGATGTACGACGACGGGCGCGCCACGGCGGAGGCCGCGCTGGCCCGCGAGCGAGGACTGCGCGTCCAGCCGACGTGGGCGCTGCCGAAGGTGATGTGGCTGCTGAAGGAGCAGCCGCCGACCGCGGGGACACGCCTCACCCATCAGGCGGACCTCGTCGTATCCCGGCTGGTCGGCGCTCCCACCCCCACCGACTCCAGCCACGCCCTGAAGACGGGTTACGACCTGACGGGCGACACCTGGCCGCACGACGAACTGCGCGCCCTGGGTCTGGCCCCGGACCTCTTCCCGGAGGTCGTACGGCCCGGCGACCGGCTCGGCGAGGTCGACGCGGACGGCGAGAGCGCCACCGGTGTCCCCGCCGGCACCCCCGTGATCGCCGGAATGACCGACGGCTGCGCGGCCCAGATCGCCTCGGGCTCACTGGGCGTCGGATCCTGGAACTCCGTCCTCGGCACCACGCTCGTCCTCAAGGGCGTCACCGCCGCACCCGTCCACGACAGCACCGGAGCCGTCTACAACCACCGCGCCCCGGACGGCGGTTGGCTGCCCGGCGGCGCCTCCGGCGTCGGGGCCGGCGCGCTGGGCAGAGCCTTCCCGGACGCGGACCCGGCGCGCCTCGACGCCCTCGCCGCCGCGCACGAACCGTCGACCGCGCTCGCCTACCCACTGGTCTCACGGGGCGAGCGGTTCCCCTTCCTCGCCCCCGACGCCACGCCCCTCCTGCTCGGCCGGCCCCGCTCCGACGCCGACCACTGGGCGGCGCTCCTCCAGGGGGTCGGCCACACCGAACGGCTCTGCCTGGACTACCTGGACCACCTCGGCGCCCCGCAGGACGGCCCGCTCACCTTCACCGGCGGCGCCTCGCGCAGCGCGTACTGGAACCAACTGCGCACCGACATCCTCGGCCGCAGCGTGCACATCCCCCGGCACAGCGAACCGGCGCTCGGCATGGCGGTCCTCGCCGCGTACGGCGCCGACGCCGCCCCCACCCTCGCTGACGCGGCCGAGCGGATGGTCGGCCTCAGCCATGTCCTGCGCCCCGACCCGGCCCGTACCGCGCGTTTCCTCCCGCCGTATCTGAGCATGGTGGACGAACTGGAACAGCGTGGCTGGCTCCCGGCGCCCGTCGCCGCCCACGCCCGCACGCGTGCCGACGCTTTGGAGACCTCATGA